The Skermanella pratensis genome has a window encoding:
- the rffA gene encoding dTDP-4-amino-4,6-dideoxygalactose transaminase: MDTTDIQESVPVNDVPAAVLSVDSKLPGNVETAPMLPAIPNHRVCLTGGETASLSSVAAGAIETDGPAAARCLTALRNSLGIRQAILTPSCTAALEVAMRISGIGLGDEVIMPSYTFCSTANAVILAGGIPVFVDIRSDTLTIDEDLIEQAITSRTKAICAVHYAGVSSDMDRITALAQRHGITMIEDAAQAVGSFYRSRALGSIGDLGAFSFHHTKNITSGEGGALLVNNPDFEDRAQLYKDKGTNRRQFFMGQVRKYTWVTLGSSATMSEAAAAVLAPQLEMLDSITQRRGCLYQNYLSHLAPLADEGWLRLPVIPEDQRSNFHFFHVMLPTSDVRTQLIACLKRQGIQATTHFVPLHSAPMGVRHCRTPMPLPVTQRAADCLLRLPLYTDMTSCEQLRVIEAVTDFFAAQTQSWSAMPAE, encoded by the coding sequence ATGGACACAACGGACATCCAAGAAAGCGTCCCAGTCAATGATGTCCCTGCTGCGGTACTTTCAGTTGATAGTAAATTGCCCGGGAATGTCGAAACGGCTCCCATGCTGCCCGCCATTCCCAATCACCGTGTTTGTCTGACGGGAGGCGAGACGGCGAGCTTGTCCAGCGTCGCCGCAGGCGCTATCGAAACCGATGGACCCGCAGCCGCCCGGTGCCTCACCGCGTTGCGGAACTCCCTCGGCATCCGCCAAGCCATCTTGACCCCATCCTGCACGGCCGCGCTGGAGGTGGCAATGCGCATTAGTGGGATCGGGCTGGGCGACGAGGTGATAATGCCGTCCTACACCTTCTGCTCGACGGCCAATGCCGTCATCCTTGCAGGGGGCATTCCGGTATTTGTAGATATCCGGTCCGACACGCTGACCATCGACGAGGACCTGATCGAGCAGGCCATCACGTCGCGCACTAAGGCGATCTGCGCAGTCCACTATGCGGGCGTCTCGTCGGACATGGATCGCATCACCGCCCTCGCGCAGCGGCACGGCATCACCATGATCGAGGATGCGGCGCAGGCCGTAGGGTCCTTCTACCGGAGCCGGGCACTGGGCAGCATCGGTGATCTGGGAGCGTTCAGCTTCCACCACACCAAGAACATCACCTCGGGCGAGGGCGGCGCCCTCTTGGTCAACAATCCGGATTTCGAGGACCGCGCCCAGCTCTATAAGGATAAGGGAACCAACCGGCGCCAGTTCTTCATGGGTCAGGTGAGAAAATACACCTGGGTCACGCTCGGATCCTCGGCGACGATGAGCGAGGCTGCGGCTGCGGTTCTGGCCCCCCAACTTGAAATGCTCGACAGCATCACGCAACGGCGTGGTTGCCTCTACCAGAATTATCTTTCGCACCTGGCTCCTCTGGCCGACGAGGGGTGGCTTCGCCTACCTGTAATCCCGGAAGACCAGCGCAGCAATTTCCATTTCTTCCACGTCATGTTACCAACGTCCGATGTCCGTACCCAGTTGATAGCCTGCCTCAAGCGACAGGGCATCCAGGCGACGACCCATTTCGTGCCGCTGCATTCCGCCCCCATGGGCGTGCGGCACTGCAGGACGCCCATGCCGCTTCCGGTGACCCAAAGGGCGGCTGATTGCCTTCTCCGACTACCGCTCTACACGGACATGACCAGTTGCGAGCAGTTGCGCGTGATAGAGGCGGTGACCGACTTCTTCGCAGCCCAGACGCAGTCATGGTCAGCCATGCCGGCCGAGTGA
- a CDS encoding tyrosine-protein kinase family protein, with the protein MMVVSDAAEIARHCDVCMFVVNWAKTPRHLVVKALHLLDSVGVRVGGVILNKVNADRQQKYGAEERLYYSNLHKGYFAD; encoded by the coding sequence ATGATGGTCGTCAGTGACGCGGCGGAAATCGCGCGCCATTGCGATGTTTGCATGTTCGTCGTGAACTGGGCGAAGACGCCCCGGCACCTTGTCGTCAAGGCACTGCATCTGCTCGATTCCGTAGGCGTCCGGGTCGGCGGCGTGATCCTCAACAAGGTGAATGCGGACCGACAGCAGAAATACGGAGCCGAGGAAAGGCTCTACTATTCCAATCTCCACAAAGGATATTTCGCCGACTAA
- a CDS encoding GumC family protein: MNKLHHSGSSVLLESDSRQAPGFGMPTTGDEVSMGNLLQAAARQKLILILTIFLSVAGAIAAYRMVPPSFVAEVKLALDTRDGYVLDAGAAPPDQAMVRTEFDQFNSLPLAEQVVDQLDLQSDPEFGKAHWMADAVLPVVNGLIGQGERWIGSIIGREDAAAEAPPIDDPAVSPPPEAMEKAAVVRNVLDRLKIEADSRSYTATVSFSSSDPVKAATIANAFVEAYMAERALSRSKAMQDAGRRLEAQIAAMAPEVQKAESAVRAFREQAGLTESQSSTQLAQQFADLNTQLLMARMERSQAEARLNGSQISAPAAGRPGDGDPAFITSPLIQYLREQEAQLRRREAELMVQYGPQHPTLINLRAELSEARQKIAQEARRVVRELEAQVAIATDKQRSLEQQIVRLSDLSLDRARVESQAKELEKEAEGSRAFFDGLRNRHREIMGQVGFARAGVRVFSPAAVPLEPSSPKLILFVLAGLAGGIFAAAVMVALRERMQRGFIATRDVERETGFKVLSSIPLLPRKRMRSLVQTVVDFPRSRYNEALRTGLTVLMSQYVFSSSRVVVVTSCLPGEGKTTFCVSLAASLAKGGHRVLLIEADLRQPQVQSILEPKGSHAAQGQPVGLPEVLLGLATISEATRINPESGLHYIIATETRDTNPQDLFIRPSLRSLLADTASRYDFVFVDSPP; the protein is encoded by the coding sequence ATGAACAAGCTGCATCATAGTGGTTCTTCAGTGCTGCTGGAGTCCGACAGTCGTCAGGCGCCGGGGTTCGGCATGCCGACCACAGGCGACGAAGTCAGCATGGGCAACCTGCTACAGGCGGCCGCCCGCCAGAAGCTGATCCTGATCCTCACGATCTTCCTGTCGGTTGCCGGTGCGATTGCTGCTTATCGCATGGTCCCGCCCAGCTTTGTGGCGGAGGTGAAGTTGGCGCTGGACACTCGGGACGGCTATGTCCTTGACGCTGGCGCGGCACCACCCGACCAGGCCATGGTGCGCACCGAGTTCGACCAGTTCAATTCCCTGCCACTCGCCGAGCAGGTGGTCGATCAGCTTGACCTTCAATCTGATCCAGAATTCGGGAAGGCCCATTGGATGGCTGATGCGGTGCTTCCAGTCGTCAACGGCCTGATCGGACAGGGCGAGCGCTGGATCGGATCAATCATCGGCCGCGAGGATGCGGCTGCTGAGGCCCCACCAATCGACGACCCGGCCGTTTCGCCGCCTCCGGAGGCCATGGAGAAGGCAGCCGTGGTTCGCAATGTCTTGGACAGGCTTAAGATCGAGGCTGACAGCCGGTCCTATACCGCGACCGTGTCCTTTTCCTCCAGCGATCCGGTGAAAGCTGCAACCATCGCGAACGCCTTTGTCGAGGCCTACATGGCTGAACGGGCCCTGTCCCGGTCCAAGGCGATGCAGGACGCCGGCCGGCGCTTGGAGGCGCAGATCGCGGCGATGGCTCCGGAAGTGCAGAAGGCTGAATCAGCCGTCCGCGCCTTTCGCGAACAGGCAGGATTGACGGAATCCCAAAGTTCTACACAGCTCGCCCAGCAGTTCGCGGATCTCAACACCCAATTGCTGATGGCGCGGATGGAACGGTCCCAGGCGGAGGCGCGGCTGAACGGCAGCCAGATATCGGCGCCAGCAGCCGGCAGGCCAGGTGATGGCGATCCAGCTTTCATCACCTCCCCGCTCATCCAGTACCTGCGCGAGCAGGAAGCCCAACTCCGCCGGCGCGAAGCCGAGCTGATGGTCCAGTACGGTCCCCAGCATCCCACCTTAATCAACCTCCGGGCCGAACTGAGCGAGGCGCGCCAGAAGATAGCCCAGGAGGCGCGGCGCGTCGTGAGAGAGTTGGAAGCCCAGGTTGCGATCGCAACGGACAAGCAGCGCAGCCTCGAACAGCAGATCGTGCGCCTGTCGGACCTGTCCCTGGATCGGGCCCGGGTCGAAAGCCAAGCCAAGGAATTGGAGAAGGAGGCGGAGGGTTCCCGCGCCTTCTTCGACGGCCTCAGGAACCGGCATCGCGAGATCATGGGGCAAGTCGGCTTTGCGCGCGCAGGCGTGCGCGTGTTTTCGCCGGCCGCGGTTCCGCTCGAGCCCTCGTCTCCGAAACTGATCCTTTTCGTGCTGGCGGGACTGGCCGGCGGCATTTTCGCGGCGGCTGTCATGGTCGCCCTGAGGGAGCGCATGCAGCGGGGCTTCATCGCCACAAGGGACGTGGAGCGGGAAACCGGGTTCAAGGTATTGAGCTCGATCCCGCTTCTCCCGCGCAAGAGAATGCGCTCCCTTGTTCAGACGGTAGTCGATTTCCCGAGGTCCAGGTACAACGAGGCGCTGCGGACGGGCCTGACCGTCCTAATGTCGCAGTACGTCTTTTCTTCGTCCCGCGTCGTCGTCGTTACGTCCTGCCTGCCAGGCGAGGGCAAGACCACGTTCTGCGTGTCGCTCGCGGCATCGCTGGCGAAGGGCGGGCATCGCGTTCTGCTGATCGAAGCCGATCTGCGGCAGCCGCAGGTTCAGTCCATCCTGGAGCCGAAGGGCAGTCACGCTGCACAGGGCCAACCGGTCGGCTTGCCGGAAGTCCTCTTGGGGTTGGCTACGATTTCGGAGGCGACGCGGATCAATCCGGAATCCGGCCTTCATTATATCATCGCCACTGAAACGAGAGACACCAACCCCCAGGATCTTTTCATCCGGCCGTCCCTGCGTTCGCTGCTCGCCGACACGGCCAGCCGGTACGACTTCGTCTTTGTCGACAGCCCCCCATGA
- a CDS encoding sugar transferase produces the protein MRVFSYAIARETGKVDGSCRPARSFQIFSLDQEWLGMTESLSDDSMNDRFVSIRHEAKSRWLAGCVSRFIDIVLSLLAITFLFPLMIMIAIMIKITSAGPCIYGQYRRGLNGSSFKIYKFRTMCHDADIVMERLLACDVRLRAEYEKYHKLRLDPRVTKFGRFLRLTSLDELPQLFNVIAGSMSMVGPRPYLPCEIDPLGEKAKLILSIKPGITGLWQVRYRNKSTFDQRVSVDCEHVINRSVMGDIRILLITIPSLVFFRHAY, from the coding sequence TTGAGAGTATTTTCTTATGCCATCGCTAGAGAAACCGGCAAGGTTGATGGTTCTTGTCGGCCGGCGAGGTCTTTTCAGATATTCTCCCTTGATCAGGAGTGGCTTGGTATGACTGAAAGCCTATCTGATGATTCGATGAACGATCGGTTCGTTTCTATCCGGCACGAAGCGAAATCGAGGTGGTTGGCAGGATGCGTAAGCCGTTTTATTGATATCGTCCTGTCACTGCTGGCAATCACCTTCTTATTTCCATTGATGATCATGATCGCGATCATGATAAAGATCACATCGGCTGGGCCCTGTATTTATGGACAATACAGACGCGGATTGAATGGATCCTCATTCAAAATCTACAAGTTTCGCACGATGTGCCATGATGCCGACATCGTCATGGAGCGCCTTCTCGCATGCGATGTAAGGCTGAGGGCGGAATATGAGAAATACCATAAACTTAGGCTCGATCCGCGAGTGACCAAGTTCGGGCGCTTCCTGCGCCTGACTAGTCTGGATGAGCTTCCTCAGCTTTTCAACGTGATTGCCGGCTCCATGAGCATGGTTGGCCCACGCCCCTATCTCCCATGCGAGATCGACCCTCTTGGCGAAAAGGCCAAGCTGATACTTTCGATAAAGCCAGGAATTACTGGTTTATGGCAGGTGAGATACAGGAATAAATCCACCTTCGATCAAAGAGTTTCTGTAGACTGCGAGCACGTCATCAACAGAAGCGTAATGGGAGATATCCGGATTCTATTGATAACTATTCCATCCCTGGTGTTTTTTCGCCATGCGTATTGA
- a CDS encoding NAD-dependent epimerase/dehydratase family protein → MKTVVISGAAGLIGSEAARYFDSMGFRVIGIDNDMRQEFFGPEASTTWNQKRLISELKAYIHLNVDIRDDAAVEKIFCTYNSEISLIVHTAAQPSHDWAARAPKVDFTVNANGTLNLLEATRKHCPEAVFIFTSTNKVYGDTPNRLPLVELNDRWEVDESHPYHAYGIDEGMSIDQSKHSLFGVSKVAADVMVQEYGRYFGLKTGCFRGGCLTGPAHSGAQLHGFLAYLMRCAIRKKPYSIFGYKGKQVRDNIHAHDLVSAFAHFYANPRPGEVYNIGGSRHSYCSMLMAIRIAEELSGNEMQTSYVPENRAGDHIWWISDVRKFQSHYPDWRYAYDLKRLMAEIYEALADQRRLESADAD, encoded by the coding sequence ATGAAAACTGTCGTGATTTCTGGCGCTGCCGGATTGATTGGATCCGAAGCTGCGCGTTACTTCGATTCGATGGGCTTCCGTGTCATCGGGATTGACAACGATATGCGCCAGGAATTCTTCGGGCCGGAGGCATCGACCACCTGGAACCAGAAAAGACTAATCTCCGAACTGAAGGCGTACATCCACCTCAATGTGGATATCCGGGACGATGCCGCGGTGGAGAAGATCTTTTGCACCTACAATTCGGAAATCTCCCTGATTGTCCATACTGCGGCTCAGCCGTCCCATGATTGGGCGGCTAGGGCACCGAAGGTGGATTTCACCGTGAATGCAAACGGGACGCTGAATCTTCTGGAGGCGACGCGCAAACACTGCCCTGAGGCAGTCTTCATTTTCACCTCGACCAACAAGGTCTATGGTGACACGCCGAACCGCCTACCCCTGGTTGAGCTAAACGACCGCTGGGAAGTCGATGAAAGCCATCCCTATCATGCGTACGGTATCGACGAGGGGATGAGCATCGACCAGTCCAAGCACAGCCTGTTCGGCGTGTCGAAGGTAGCCGCTGACGTGATGGTCCAGGAGTATGGGCGGTATTTCGGGCTGAAGACCGGCTGCTTCCGCGGCGGCTGCCTGACCGGGCCAGCCCATTCAGGGGCCCAACTCCATGGCTTCCTGGCCTATCTGATGCGGTGTGCCATCAGGAAGAAGCCGTATTCGATCTTCGGCTACAAGGGAAAGCAGGTCAGGGACAACATCCATGCTCATGACCTGGTCAGCGCTTTCGCCCATTTCTACGCCAATCCGCGGCCGGGCGAAGTCTACAATATCGGAGGAAGCCGGCATTCTTACTGCTCCATGCTGATGGCGATCAGGATAGCCGAGGAACTGTCGGGGAACGAGATGCAGACGAGCTATGTCCCCGAGAACCGCGCCGGCGATCACATCTGGTGGATCAGTGATGTGCGAAAGTTCCAGAGCCACTATCCGGACTGGCGCTATGCGTACGACCTGAAGCGCCTGATGGCGGAGATCTATGAAGCCCTCGCTGACCAGAGACGCCTGGAGTCCGCCGACGCCGATTGA
- a CDS encoding lipopolysaccharide biosynthesis protein, whose amino-acid sequence MVRGLMSAASGVIRIGWRGEMLSKYRSAAFRSWFGKGFWAISDQALFALSNFMVLVILARKLPEAEFGAYSVAITALHFACAAHNSLVIEPMLVFGGRRYRAAMRGYVIGLSLGWNTAFTALASILFICLGAGLLAGLMPLMGKALLALALSTPFVLFFWLVRRICYLVDIPQVAAGGGAVYMALMIGLVFLLDAWDALDMFRAILAGGVAAALAGTAMIPNLDRALKSQPTRPGFREVARLHVNYGRWSLGNQSLAWFIGNMNILLMPIWLGFEAVATFKAVSMLVMPLLQIVAALASVALPSLSILRDGQQFRGAVKTMLIAFLVLGVGYGIVLLGAGRYMIEILYGGKFHIRFEWLLLLVATGILFSLCEGLLAALRAIERPDCGFRAMCFQAALLAVLFPLVIVYGTTGALLNQALGMGIMGLMLARMYGSLRLSRDGVLPMKEKTSPV is encoded by the coding sequence ATGGTGCGCGGTCTGATGTCGGCTGCTTCCGGTGTTATTCGCATTGGCTGGCGAGGTGAAATGTTAAGCAAATATCGTTCAGCGGCGTTTCGATCCTGGTTTGGAAAAGGGTTTTGGGCCATCTCCGATCAGGCCCTGTTTGCGCTATCGAACTTCATGGTTCTTGTTATCCTGGCCCGCAAGCTGCCCGAAGCCGAGTTCGGGGCCTATTCCGTTGCGATCACCGCGCTTCACTTCGCCTGTGCCGCACACAACTCGCTGGTGATCGAACCGATGCTCGTCTTCGGCGGGAGACGGTATCGTGCCGCGATGCGGGGTTATGTCATTGGCTTGTCGCTCGGCTGGAACACTGCCTTCACAGCGCTGGCCAGCATCCTGTTCATCTGCTTGGGGGCTGGCCTGTTGGCGGGCCTGATGCCGCTGATGGGCAAGGCCCTGCTGGCCCTTGCCTTGTCGACGCCGTTCGTCCTGTTCTTCTGGCTGGTCCGGCGCATCTGCTATCTCGTTGACATTCCTCAGGTCGCCGCCGGGGGTGGCGCCGTATACATGGCATTGATGATCGGTTTGGTGTTCCTGCTGGATGCCTGGGATGCACTTGACATGTTCCGGGCGATCCTGGCCGGCGGCGTGGCCGCGGCGCTGGCGGGAACGGCGATGATCCCGAACTTGGACAGGGCGCTCAAATCACAGCCGACCCGGCCGGGTTTCCGCGAGGTCGCGCGCCTTCACGTGAATTACGGTCGGTGGTCACTGGGTAATCAGTCTCTCGCTTGGTTCATCGGCAACATGAATATCTTGCTGATGCCGATCTGGCTGGGTTTCGAAGCGGTTGCAACGTTCAAGGCCGTGTCGATGCTGGTTATGCCGCTGCTGCAGATCGTCGCCGCCCTCGCCTCAGTCGCCTTGCCGTCCCTTTCCATCCTGCGCGACGGGCAGCAGTTCCGGGGTGCGGTCAAGACGATGCTGATCGCCTTCCTGGTGCTCGGCGTGGGGTACGGGATCGTACTCCTGGGCGCCGGCCGGTACATGATCGAGATCCTCTACGGCGGCAAGTTCCATATCCGGTTCGAGTGGCTCCTGCTTCTTGTGGCAACCGGCATCCTGTTCAGCTTATGCGAGGGACTGCTTGCAGCCCTGCGCGCTATCGAGCGCCCGGATTGCGGCTTTCGCGCGATGTGCTTCCAGGCAGCCCTTCTGGCCGTTCTGTTTCCGCTGGTGATCGTCTACGGCACGACAGGGGCACTCCTGAATCAGGCCCTGGGCATGGGAATCATGGGGCTGATGCTGGCGCGGATGTACGGATCCCTGCGTCTGAGCCGAGATGGCGTCTTGCCGATGAAAGAGAAAACCTCGCCGGTCTGA
- a CDS encoding WecB/TagA/CpsF family glycosyltransferase, producing the protein MFSTNLNPKGQIFGIGVSMITMEQALATIMEAAHQRRSLGVTALAVHGLMEAVRDSRFRDTLEQLDLVTPDGQPVRWSLNALCAAGLPDRVAGPYLMRYLCERAATEGVSIYLYGSTEETCGRLVAALNRDFATLRIADVQPDRFRDATDEERRQDIDRINRSGCGIVFVGRGCPRQERWVASHLGEVNCPMIAIGAAFDFMAGNIHHAPVWMQSLGLEWLQRLISDPRRLWKRYLLTNSLFLGYFLSAVVRQRVFRLRHKTA; encoded by the coding sequence ATGTTCAGCACTAACCTCAATCCCAAGGGCCAAATCTTCGGAATTGGCGTGAGCATGATCACCATGGAGCAGGCGCTGGCCACCATCATGGAGGCAGCACACCAGAGGCGGTCGCTGGGTGTCACCGCCCTGGCCGTGCATGGGCTGATGGAAGCCGTGCGCGATTCCCGGTTCCGGGACACGCTCGAGCAGCTGGACCTGGTCACCCCGGATGGTCAACCTGTTCGCTGGTCGCTGAATGCGCTCTGCGCGGCCGGATTGCCTGACCGCGTCGCGGGCCCCTACCTGATGCGCTACCTGTGCGAGCGGGCGGCTACGGAGGGGGTTTCCATCTATCTTTATGGCAGTACCGAGGAAACCTGCGGCCGACTGGTGGCGGCGCTGAACCGCGATTTCGCAACTCTGCGCATAGCGGACGTGCAACCCGACCGGTTCCGCGATGCGACCGACGAGGAGAGGCGCCAGGATATAGATAGAATCAATCGCAGCGGTTGCGGGATCGTGTTCGTCGGCCGGGGCTGCCCCAGGCAGGAGCGATGGGTGGCATCCCACCTAGGCGAGGTCAACTGCCCCATGATCGCGATCGGCGCGGCCTTCGACTTCATGGCTGGCAATATTCACCATGCGCCTGTCTGGATGCAATCCCTGGGTTTGGAATGGTTGCAGCGGCTGATTTCAGACCCCCGGCGTCTCTGGAAGAGGTACCTGCTCACGAATTCGCTATTCCTCGGTTACTTCCTTTCGGCAGTCGTCCGGCAGCGTGTCTTTCGTTTGAGGCACAAGACGGCGTGA
- a CDS encoding recombinase family protein — MATTPGEDRVTTAHRAKLAYIYVRQSSVAQVRQNQESTELQYRLVDRALQLGWPRERVQVIDEDLGRSGATSDGRHGFQRLIAEIGLGHAGLVLSLDASRLARNNRDWYQLVELCALFGVLIADGERLFDPGAYHDRLLLGLSGIMSEAELHQIKVRLHQGERQKAARGELRQALPAGLAQEPGGAIILNPDEEVQARLHLVFRLFHDLGSAHAVVRSLRRAGLDLPMRPLRGPAPHTVVWQPADGSRMRSILKNPGYAGAYVYGRHWQDPGRRRSGSPRSGTVTRAPEDWPVCLIDAHPGYISWEEFMANRKRLSDNINRYEANHRGVPRKGMALLQGIAVCGRCGRRMTLGYSGPHGEYPVYRCCADKSQRGDPTCQEVRALPLDAEVERLVLAALAPDQVALAVAALGEIEEEARLLERQWALKRERARYEAERARRQYDTVEPENRLVARSLERGWEERLRAVEQVEEEYERWRREQPLALDDAGRAEILALGECVDDVWHAPTTTAADRKRIVRLVLQEAILDQKRSPGRVLVRLVWQTGAVSDHDFRRTVHAYDNYAQVEELESRVRALNAAGRMDAEIAAVLNAEGFLTPRGTTFEHGLIHMLRKRWSIPTVKINGMAPNPMRWPDGSYSVQGAAEALGITGQTIFKWLKRGWLSGHQLAKGMPWQITLDDERIPELRALVRHTSPSRRKAS; from the coding sequence ATGGCGACGACCCCCGGTGAGGACAGAGTCACCACGGCGCATCGCGCCAAGCTGGCCTACATCTATGTGCGACAGTCATCGGTCGCCCAGGTTCGGCAGAACCAGGAGAGCACCGAGTTGCAGTATCGCCTGGTCGATCGCGCTCTTCAGCTGGGCTGGCCCCGGGAGCGGGTCCAGGTGATCGACGAGGATCTCGGGCGCTCGGGCGCGACCAGCGACGGCCGGCACGGCTTCCAGCGGCTGATCGCCGAGATCGGTCTCGGGCACGCCGGCCTCGTACTCAGCCTGGATGCGTCGCGTCTGGCCCGGAACAACAGGGACTGGTACCAGCTGGTGGAACTGTGCGCCCTGTTCGGCGTGCTGATCGCCGACGGCGAGCGCCTGTTCGATCCGGGCGCCTATCACGACCGGCTGCTGCTCGGGCTGTCCGGGATCATGAGCGAGGCGGAACTGCACCAGATCAAGGTTCGCCTGCATCAGGGCGAGCGTCAGAAGGCGGCTCGCGGGGAGTTGCGCCAAGCCTTGCCCGCCGGTCTGGCACAGGAACCGGGCGGTGCGATCATCCTCAATCCCGATGAGGAAGTGCAGGCGCGTCTCCATCTGGTCTTTCGCCTGTTTCATGACCTGGGAAGCGCCCACGCCGTTGTGCGATCCCTGCGGCGCGCCGGACTGGACCTGCCGATGCGGCCGTTGCGGGGGCCCGCGCCGCACACGGTGGTGTGGCAGCCGGCCGACGGCAGCCGGATGCGCAGCATCCTGAAGAACCCGGGGTATGCTGGGGCCTACGTCTACGGCCGGCACTGGCAGGATCCCGGTCGCCGGCGCTCCGGATCGCCGCGTAGCGGGACCGTGACGCGGGCTCCGGAGGATTGGCCGGTATGCCTGATCGACGCACACCCCGGCTACATCAGTTGGGAGGAGTTCATGGCCAACCGCAAACGGCTGTCGGACAACATCAACCGCTATGAAGCCAACCACCGGGGGGTGCCCCGCAAGGGCATGGCCCTGCTCCAGGGCATTGCCGTCTGCGGACGCTGCGGACGCCGGATGACCCTGGGGTATTCCGGCCCGCACGGCGAATACCCGGTCTATCGCTGCTGCGCCGACAAGAGCCAGCGGGGCGATCCAACCTGCCAGGAAGTCCGCGCCCTGCCGCTCGATGCCGAGGTCGAGCGCCTGGTCCTGGCGGCGCTGGCGCCTGATCAGGTGGCGTTGGCTGTCGCCGCCCTGGGCGAGATCGAAGAGGAGGCCCGCCTGCTGGAGCGGCAATGGGCGCTCAAGCGCGAGCGCGCCCGGTATGAGGCGGAACGCGCCCGCCGCCAGTACGACACGGTCGAACCGGAGAACCGGTTGGTCGCCCGGTCGCTGGAGCGGGGCTGGGAGGAACGACTACGCGCCGTCGAACAGGTCGAGGAGGAATACGAACGCTGGCGCCGGGAACAGCCGCTGGCACTGGACGATGCCGGCCGGGCCGAGATCCTGGCGCTCGGCGAGTGCGTCGATGACGTTTGGCACGCGCCGACGACGACCGCGGCGGATCGCAAACGCATCGTGCGCCTGGTCCTGCAAGAAGCCATCCTGGACCAGAAGCGGTCGCCCGGTCGCGTCCTGGTCCGCCTGGTCTGGCAGACCGGAGCGGTCAGCGATCACGATTTTCGGCGCACGGTGCACGCCTATGACAATTATGCCCAGGTCGAGGAACTGGAGAGCCGCGTGCGCGCCCTCAACGCGGCGGGCCGGATGGACGCCGAAATCGCTGCCGTCCTCAATGCCGAGGGTTTTCTGACGCCGCGCGGCACGACATTCGAACACGGGCTGATTCACATGCTGCGCAAGCGGTGGAGTATCCCGACCGTCAAGATCAACGGGATGGCTCCCAATCCGATGCGCTGGCCGGATGGATCCTACTCGGTACAGGGGGCCGCCGAGGCCCTCGGGATCACCGGCCAGACCATCTTCAAATGGTTGAAGAGGGGATGGCTTTCCGGCCATCAACTTGCCAAGGGCATGCCCTGGCAGATCACGCTCGATGACGAGCGGATCCCGGAACTTCGGGCCCTGGTTCGACACACCAGTCCATCACGGAGGAAGGCATCATGA
- a CDS encoding UDP-glucuronic acid decarboxylase family protein gives MRRKNKRIMVTGGAGFLGSHLCERLLEQNKEVLCIDNFYTGHKQNVIHLMDHPGFELIRHDITFPLYVEIDEIYNLACPASPIQYQRDPVQTTKTNVHGAINMLGLAKRTGAKILQASTSEVYGDPMIHPQPEAYWGNVNPIGLRSCYDEGKRCAETIFFDYHRQHGVPVKVMRIFNTYGPRMHPNDGRVVSNFIVQALQGKKITVFGNGNQTRSFCYVDDLIGGMMRLMNTNDTITGPINIGNPGEFTIRQLAELVLEITGSRSTVEYLPLPQDDPMQRRPDISQAKRLLDWQPTIQLREGLERTVAYFDRLLDDQPTSVPMKSALLVD, from the coding sequence ATGCGCAGAAAAAATAAGCGAATAATGGTGACCGGTGGCGCTGGTTTTTTGGGATCACATCTCTGCGAGCGACTGCTTGAGCAGAATAAGGAAGTACTTTGTATTGATAACTTCTACACGGGTCACAAACAAAATGTAATCCATCTGATGGATCATCCCGGATTTGAACTAATCCGGCACGACATTACATTTCCACTTTATGTAGAAATTGATGAGATCTATAATCTCGCCTGCCCGGCTTCGCCGATCCAATATCAACGTGATCCGGTTCAGACGACCAAGACGAACGTCCACGGCGCCATCAATATGCTGGGCCTTGCCAAAAGGACCGGTGCCAAGATCCTCCAGGCGTCCACCAGCGAAGTCTATGGCGATCCCATGATCCATCCCCAGCCCGAAGCCTACTGGGGCAACGTCAATCCGATTGGACTGCGGTCCTGCTACGACGAAGGAAAACGGTGCGCTGAAACTATTTTCTTCGACTATCACAGGCAGCATGGCGTGCCCGTGAAGGTCATGCGGATCTTCAACACCTATGGCCCCCGCATGCATCCGAACGATGGACGCGTCGTTTCGAACTTCATCGTCCAGGCACTTCAGGGAAAGAAGATCACGGTCTTCGGGAATGGCAACCAAACGCGCTCCTTCTGCTACGTCGATGATCTCATCGGAGGAATGATGCGCCTGATGAACACGAATGACACCATCACGGGTCCTATCAACATCGGCAACCCGGGTGAATTCACGATCAGACAGCTCGCCGAGCTTGTTTTGGAAATTACGGGATCGCGCTCGACCGTCGAATACCTACCACTCCCTCAGGACGACCCCATGCAACGCCGGCCGGACATCTCGCAGGCCAAGCGACTGCTGGATTGGCAGCCGACGATCCAGCTACGCGAGGGGCTGGAACGGACCGTCGCGTATTTCGACAGGCTCCTGGATGACCAGCCGACGAGCGTGCCGATGAAATCGGCCCTGCTGGTGGACTGA